CCTCCAACGTCCGGAGCACGAACTCCTGCTGCTTGTCCATCTTCCGCTTCCCCATCCTTGCTGGTCAGGCCGCCTTCTCTTCCGTACCACGGGAGGCGGTCGGGCACCTGAGCATCCCACCACACGACGATTTCGTACGCGTTGCGGACCATGATCGCCCGGCCGACCCGGGGTCGAACGCCTCGCATACGGCAGGTGGACTGCTCTTCCGCCCATAGTGCCTGCTCGCACCCGTATCCGTAACGGCCGGTTCCTTTCGCCGCCCGGCCCGCTTAATTTGCATCTCAGATGCAACTTTAAATAGCGTGCCCCCAGTCGAGCCCTGAGGAGCCCAGATGCTGACCGAGCAGTCCGCCGCCACCGTCCGCGCCACACTCCCCGCCGTCGGCGCGGCCCTCGGCACCATCACCGAGCGCTTCTACGCCGGGCTGTTCGAGGCCCACCCGGAGCTGCTGCGGGACCTGTTCAACCGGGGCAACCAGGCCGCCGGCACCCAGCGTCAGGCCCTGGCCGGTTCCATCGCCGCGTTCGCCACGCACCTGCTGGACCGTCCGGGGCAGCGGCCGGACGCGATGCTGCGGCGCATCGCCCACAAGCACGCCTCGCTCGGCGTCACGCCGGAGCAGTACGGCGTCGTCCACGAGCACCTGTTCGCCGCCATCGCCGAGGTGCTCGGCGACGCGGTCACTCCGGAGGTCGCCGCCGCCTGGGAGGAGGTCTACTGGCTGATGGCGAACGCGCTCATCGCCGTCGAGCGGCGGCTGCGCGAGGAGCACGACGGGCCCGCCTGGCGGACCTGGGAGGTCGTCGAGCGGGTCGCCGAGACCGCGGACGTCGTGACCTTCCGGCTGCGGCCGGCCGACGGCGGCCCGGTGCGGGACTTCCTCGCGGGCCAGTACGTCTCCGTCCGCGTCACCCTCACAGACGGTGCCCGCCAGATACGGCAGTACAGCCTGTCCGGGGCGCCCGGTCCGGACCTGCGGCAGATCAGCGTGAAGCGCGTGCGGACGGCCGGCGCCCCCGACGGCGAGGTCTCGAACCACCTCCACGCGCGCGTGGAGGTGGGTGACGTCCTGGAACTGTCCGAGCCGTACGGCGACCTGGTCCTGGACGCCGGCTCCGGCACGCCGCTGCTGCTGGCCTCGGCCGGCATCGGCGTGACCCCGATCGCCGCGATGCTGGCGCACCTCGCCGACTCGGGGCACCGCGCCCCGGTCACCGTCGTGCACGCCGACCGCTCCCCCGCGACCCACGCCCTGCGCACCGACCACGAGGCCTACGCGGCCAAACTCCCGGACGCGTCCGTCCACTTCTGGTACGAGCAGGACGCCCCGGCGGGCACCCACCCGGGCCTGGTCGACCTCACCGGCGTTCCGCTCGCCCCGGGCACGCGCGCGTACCTCTGCGGACCGCTCCCCTTCATGCGGGCGGTGCGGACCCAGCTGATCGCGAAGGGCGTGGCCCCCGCGGACATCCACTACGAGGTGTTCGGCCCGGACCTGTGGCTGGCGGGGCAGGCCTGAGGGAGCCCTCGGTTCAGGGCGGCCTAGACCTCGCGGGGATCGACGCCCCGCGAGATGCCCAGCAGCAGCACCCCGGTCGGCTCCGCCACGAGGTCCTCCATCGTGACCGGGTCCAGTGAGGCGAAGAACGCCTCCTGGGCCCGGCGCAGGGCGCCGCGCAGACGGCAGGCGGAGTTGAGGGGGCAAGGGGTGGGGCCCTCGCAGTCGACGACGTCGCCGCTGCCCTCGAAGGCACGGACCACGGCGCCCACCGAGGCCGTGCGGCCCCGCTCGGTGAGGGTGAGCCCGCCGCCCCGGCCGCGCCGGGCCTCGAGCAGGCCCATGTGCTGGAGCTCGGCGACCACCTTCGCCAGGTGGGTGTACGGCACGTCCATGCCGTCGGCGACGTCCCGGGTCGTCGGACTCGACCCGCCCGCGACGGCGAGCCGCATCAGGACCCGCAGGGCGAGGTCGGTGGAGCGCAGCAGCCGCATGCAGGCAGCGTAGGTAATAGGAATCCTGCGTTCAAATTATCCGGCGGGAGACCGGCCCGGGAGCCGGTGAACCTGTCGCGCTGCTGTCGGTGCCGTATCGATTCGGCCCATTCCGGTGGCCGCTCTACGAGGCGCCCCGTCTCCCCCATTACGATCAGGCCACCCGACTGTCACTTTTCCCACGAAGGACACCTCATGGGCTCCGCCAAGAAGACCAACACGGACCGCAGGGCGCGAATAGAGGAGATGCGGCGCGCCGAGCAGTCCCGTGAGCGTCGCAACCGGGTCCTCACGATCGCGGCCAGTGTGGTGGTCGTCGCCGGACTCGTGGTCGGCGGCGTCGTGCTCGTGCGGTCCCAGGACGACAAGGGCAGTGACACCGCGGCGTCGAGCGACTCCTCGGGCAAGGGCAGGTTCGTGACGGGCAAGGACGGCGTGAAGACCTGGGAGGGGAAGCTCTCCCGCAACCACGTCGCCAAGGCCGTGAAGTACGCCTCCGAGCCGCCGGTCGGCGGTGACCACAACCAGGTCTGGATGAACTGCAACGGCGACGTCTACACCGAGCGGGTGAACAACACCAACGCCGTGCACTCGCTGGAGCACGGGGCGGTGTGGGTGACGTACAACGCCGACGCGAAGAAGGCCGACGTCGACGCGCTCGCGGCGAAGGTGAAGAAAACGCCGTACACGCTGATGAGCCCGATGGACGACCAGAAGGACCCGATCATGCTCTCGGCGTGGGGCCACCAGCGCACGGTGACGGGCGCGAGCGACCCGGACGTGGACGCGTTCTTCCAGAAGTTCGTCCAGGGCGAGCAGACCCCCGAGCCGGGCGCCGCCTGCACGAACGGCCTGTCGAAGTGAGGCATGCCGGGCTGATCGCCGGTGCCGCCGCGGCGACGCTCGTCGCCGCCGGCGCGATCACCTACGCGGTCGCCGGGGACGACGGCGGCGGCAGGACGCCGTCCGCCGAGTCCGCGGACGCCGGGTTCGCCCGGGACATGGCGGTGCACCACCAGCAGGCCGTGGAGATGTCGTACATCGTGCGCGACCGCACGAAGGACGAGGAGGTCCGGCGCCTGGCGTACGACATCGCCCAGACGCAGGCCAACCAGCGCGGCATGATGCTCGGCTGGCTCGACCTGTGGGCCCTGCCCAAGGTGTCCTCCGAGCCTCCGATGACCTGGATGGACATGGGCGGCATGGCGTCCGGCAAGGACGGCGCGCTGATGCCGGGCATGGCGGCCGACTCCGAGATGAGGAAGCTCGGCGAGCTCGACGGGAAGCAGGCGGAGGTCTTCTACCTCCAGCTGATGACGGACCATCACAAGGGCGGCATCCACATGGCCGAGGGCTGCGTGGCCAAGTGCCAGGTCGGCGTGGAGAAGCGGCTCGCGCAGGGCATGGTGGACGCTCAGCAGTCGGAGATCTCCCTGATGGCCGACATGCTCGAGCAGCGGGGCGCGACGCCTCGGACGTAGCGCGGTGGGGCAGCGGTCACCGGCGTGGGCACGCCCGCGAACGGCCACGTCGAGTCGTACCGGCGCCGCTGACCTCCGTACGGGACCCGGGCGGTGTGGGATGCCCCACCCCACCCATTGCGTCGCACTGACGATTACACTGGGCGGCGTGCCTCAACTACGTCTCGCCCTGAACCAGATCGACGCCCGCGTCGGCGACCTCGCCGGGAACACCGAGTCGATCGTCCGCTGGACCCGGCACTCCGCCGAACAGGGAGCGCACCTCGTGGCGTTCCCGGAGATGGTGCTGACCGGGTACCCCGTCGAGGACCTGGCGCTCAGGTCGTCCTTCGTGGAGGCCTCCCGCGCGGCGCTGCGCACGCTCGCGGCGCGCCTGGCCGACGAGGGCTTCGGAGAGCTGCCGGTGATCGTCGGCTACCTCGACCGCTCCGCGACCGCCCAGCCGAAGTACGGCCAGCCGGCCGGCGCGCCGCAGAACGCGGGGGCGGTGCTGCACCGCGGCGAGGTGGTCCTGAACTACGCCAAGCACCACCTGCCGAACTACGGGGTGTTCGACGAGTTCCGCTACTTCGTGCCCGGCGACAGCATGCCGGTGCTGCGGGTGCACGGCGTGGACGTCGCCCTGGCCATCTGCGAGGACCTGTGGCAGGACGGCGGGCGCGTCCCCGCCGCCCGTTCGGCGCAGGCGGGCCTGCTGGTCTCGATCAACGCCTCCCCCTATGAGCGCAACAAGGACGACACGCGTCTGGAGCTGGTCCGCAAGCGGGCCCAGGAGGCCGGCTGCACCACGGCGTACCTGGCCATGATCGGCGGCCAGGACGAGCTGGTGTTCGACGGCGACTCGATCGTGGTCGACAGATACGGCGAGGTCGTGGCGCGGGCGCCGCAGTTCTCCGAGGGCTGCGTGGTCCTGGACCTGGACCTGCCGGCCGCGTCGGCGCACGCGCCGACGGGCGTGGTCGACGACGGTCTGCGCATCGACCGGGTCGTCCTCTCGGAGGAGCCGCTCGCCCCGTACGAGCCCGAGCTCACGGGCGGCTACGCGGACCGTCTGGAGGACGACGAGGAGGTCTACTCGGCGCTCGTCGTGGGCCTGCGGGCGTACGTCGCGAAGAACGGCTTCTCCTCGGTCCTGATCGGCCTGTCGGGCGGTATCGACTCGGCGCTGGTCGCGGCGATCGCGTGCGACGCCGTGGGCGCGCAGAACGTCTACGGCGTGTCGATGCCGTCGAAGTACTCCTCGGACCACTCCAAGGACGACGCGGCCGAACTGGCCCGCCGCACGGGTCTGAACTACCGCACGGTCGCGATCGAGCCGATGTTCGACGCCTACATGAGCGCGCTGGAGCTCACGGGGCTTGCGGAGGAGAACCTCCAGTCCCGCCTGCGCGGCACGCTGCTCATGGCGATCTCCAACCAGGAGGGCCACATCGTCCTGGCGCCCGGCAACAAGTCGGAGCTGGCGGTGGGCTACTCGACGCTCTACGGCGACTCGGTCGGGGCGTACGGCCCCATCAAGGACGTCTACAAGACGTCGGTCTTCCGGCTCGCCGAGTGGCGCAACCGGGCCGCCGGGGAGCGCGGCCAGACCCCGCCGATCCCGGAGAGCTCCATCAGCAAGCCCCCGAGCGCGGAACTGCGCCCGGGTCAGGTGGACACGGACTCGCTGCCCGACTACCCGGTG
The Streptomyces tuirus genome window above contains:
- a CDS encoding globin domain-containing protein, whose protein sequence is MLTEQSAATVRATLPAVGAALGTITERFYAGLFEAHPELLRDLFNRGNQAAGTQRQALAGSIAAFATHLLDRPGQRPDAMLRRIAHKHASLGVTPEQYGVVHEHLFAAIAEVLGDAVTPEVAAAWEEVYWLMANALIAVERRLREEHDGPAWRTWEVVERVAETADVVTFRLRPADGGPVRDFLAGQYVSVRVTLTDGARQIRQYSLSGAPGPDLRQISVKRVRTAGAPDGEVSNHLHARVEVGDVLELSEPYGDLVLDAGSGTPLLLASAGIGVTPIAAMLAHLADSGHRAPVTVVHADRSPATHALRTDHEAYAAKLPDASVHFWYEQDAPAGTHPGLVDLTGVPLAPGTRAYLCGPLPFMRAVRTQLIAKGVAPADIHYEVFGPDLWLAGQA
- a CDS encoding RrF2 family transcriptional regulator, whose product is MRLLRSTDLALRVLMRLAVAGGSSPTTRDVADGMDVPYTHLAKVVAELQHMGLLEARRGRGGGLTLTERGRTASVGAVVRAFEGSGDVVDCEGPTPCPLNSACRLRGALRRAQEAFFASLDPVTMEDLVAEPTGVLLLGISRGVDPREV
- a CDS encoding DUF3105 domain-containing protein, which codes for MGSAKKTNTDRRARIEEMRRAEQSRERRNRVLTIAASVVVVAGLVVGGVVLVRSQDDKGSDTAASSDSSGKGRFVTGKDGVKTWEGKLSRNHVAKAVKYASEPPVGGDHNQVWMNCNGDVYTERVNNTNAVHSLEHGAVWVTYNADAKKADVDALAAKVKKTPYTLMSPMDDQKDPIMLSAWGHQRTVTGASDPDVDAFFQKFVQGEQTPEPGAACTNGLSK
- a CDS encoding DUF305 domain-containing protein is translated as MRHAGLIAGAAAATLVAAGAITYAVAGDDGGGRTPSAESADAGFARDMAVHHQQAVEMSYIVRDRTKDEEVRRLAYDIAQTQANQRGMMLGWLDLWALPKVSSEPPMTWMDMGGMASGKDGALMPGMAADSEMRKLGELDGKQAEVFYLQLMTDHHKGGIHMAEGCVAKCQVGVEKRLAQGMVDAQQSEISLMADMLEQRGATPRT
- a CDS encoding NAD+ synthase, with the translated sequence MPQLRLALNQIDARVGDLAGNTESIVRWTRHSAEQGAHLVAFPEMVLTGYPVEDLALRSSFVEASRAALRTLAARLADEGFGELPVIVGYLDRSATAQPKYGQPAGAPQNAGAVLHRGEVVLNYAKHHLPNYGVFDEFRYFVPGDSMPVLRVHGVDVALAICEDLWQDGGRVPAARSAQAGLLVSINASPYERNKDDTRLELVRKRAQEAGCTTAYLAMIGGQDELVFDGDSIVVDRYGEVVARAPQFSEGCVVLDLDLPAASAHAPTGVVDDGLRIDRVVLSEEPLAPYEPELTGGYADRLEDDEEVYSALVVGLRAYVAKNGFSSVLIGLSGGIDSALVAAIACDAVGAQNVYGVSMPSKYSSDHSKDDAAELARRTGLNYRTVAIEPMFDAYMSALELTGLAEENLQSRLRGTLLMAISNQEGHIVLAPGNKSELAVGYSTLYGDSVGAYGPIKDVYKTSVFRLAEWRNRAAGERGQTPPIPESSISKPPSAELRPGQVDTDSLPDYPVLDAILELYVDHDRGADEIVAAGFDAELVAKTLRMVDTAEYKRRQYPPGTKISPKGFGKDRRLPITNAWRESL